The genomic interval GGGCGATGTTATTCTAGCCGCATTAGCACAAAGCAATCGATTTATGTCCGCCGCACTGCCATTAAAAATATTTCCACCGCTGTTTAATTGCTACCAAGGCGGGCAAAGCTTTGGCACCCATGTGGATAACGCCATTCGCCAAGTGCCGGGCACGCCGGTCAAAGTGCGCACGGATATTTCCATGACTTTATTTTTATCAGAACCCGAGGAATACGATGGCGGCGAGCTCACCATCGAAGACACTTACGGCACCCATAGCGTCAAACTTGGCGCCGGCGACATGGTGCTCTACCCGTCCACAAGCCTGCACCGCGTCACACCCGTCACCCGCGGCCGACGCTTAGCGTCTTTCTTTTGGTTACAGAGCATGATCAGTAGCGATGAAAAACGGGCACTGTTATTTGATATGGATATGGCCATACAAAGCCTGCGCGAAAGCCTAGATGACAGCCAGGAAATTGTGCAATTAACGGGTGTCTACCACAATTTGATTCGCCAATGGGCACAGACCTAAGATGCGTAAACTTGG from Simiduia curdlanivorans carries:
- a CDS encoding Fe2+-dependent dioxygenase — encoded protein: MLITIKNVLSKAQVAAARKMLLDADWTDGNVTAGYQSAKAKQNLQLPENSATARELGDVILAALAQSNRFMSAALPLKIFPPLFNCYQGGQSFGTHVDNAIRQVPGTPVKVRTDISMTLFLSEPEEYDGGELTIEDTYGTHSVKLGAGDMVLYPSTSLHRVTPVTRGRRLASFFWLQSMISSDEKRALLFDMDMAIQSLRESLDDSQEIVQLTGVYHNLIRQWAQT